In Synechococcus sp. PCC 6312, one genomic interval encodes:
- a CDS encoding prephenate/arogenate dehydrogenase, whose protein sequence is MQIGIVGLGLIGGSLGLDLRGLGHEVFGLSRQKKTCEVARERGIVNQASPDPRILSTCDLVFLCPPLGQMVSVAQQIQPVLHPQAILTDVGSVKGAICQTLTHVWPRFIGGHPMAGTAASGVLAAQEHLFDQRPYVLTPIPETDPEALALLSQLVDALGATRYLCSPEAHDRAVAWISHLPVMVSAALIGAGGQEPELAQLAQALASSGFRDTSRVGGGNPELGRMMAEFNQAELLFCLRIYQQELTALVEKIAAGDWPGLEQYLTMTKKLREQYSLD, encoded by the coding sequence ATGCAAATTGGGATTGTTGGCTTGGGTCTGATTGGCGGATCTTTGGGGTTAGATTTACGGGGCCTGGGGCATGAGGTTTTTGGACTCAGTCGGCAAAAGAAGACCTGTGAAGTGGCCCGAGAACGCGGCATCGTCAACCAGGCCAGCCCCGATCCAAGAATTTTAAGCACCTGTGATCTTGTTTTTCTCTGTCCACCTTTGGGGCAGATGGTTTCAGTGGCGCAACAGATTCAACCCGTCTTACACCCCCAGGCCATCCTCACGGATGTTGGCTCTGTCAAGGGGGCCATTTGTCAAACCCTGACCCACGTTTGGCCACGCTTTATCGGTGGACATCCCATGGCCGGAACCGCTGCATCTGGGGTTTTAGCTGCTCAAGAACATCTCTTTGATCAACGTCCCTATGTCTTGACCCCCATCCCAGAAACAGATCCCGAAGCCTTGGCACTACTAAGTCAGCTTGTGGATGCCCTCGGTGCGACGCGTTATCTCTGCTCTCCTGAAGCCCATGACCGAGCCGTAGCCTGGATTTCCCATTTACCCGTGATGGTCAGTGCCGCCTTGATTGGAGCCGGTGGTCAAGAACCAGAATTAGCCCAATTAGCCCAGGCCTTGGCCAGTTCGGGATTTCGCGATACAAGCCGGGTGGGGGGCGGGAATCCAGAATTGGGACGGATGATGGCGGAATTTAATCAGGCGGAGTTATTATTCTGTTTAAGGATTTATCAACAGGAATTAACGGCACTAGTTGAGAAAATTGCCGCTGGAGATTGGCCAGGCCTGGAGCAGTACTTAACAATGACAAAAAAATTAAGAGAACAATATTCTCTAGATTGA
- a CDS encoding HTH domain-containing protein, with product MSLTFLELALKVLSEEDTALTPAEIWKIGEEKGYDKLVNSSGKTPTATLSTTLYHYLLRSEDSEIYIHSENPKRYALSKPGVTKTFVSEIISKQSKLDFLEKDLHPVLAYFVYNHLNVYSKTINHSRSTKKGFNEWIHPDVVGCYFPFQEWREEVFNVSTLMANSAIKLYSFEIKRELSDANLRESFFQAVSNSSWANEGYLVASLIDSNEEFLNELKRLCTAFGIGLIRLEIADPNSSKIMFPAKAKDFVDWETVNKLAKLNPDFKGFLERIKRDIETREVREELYDKFKM from the coding sequence ATGAGTCTCACATTTCTAGAGTTAGCGCTAAAAGTATTATCAGAGGAGGATACGGCCTTAACGCCTGCAGAAATTTGGAAAATTGGAGAAGAAAAGGGATATGACAAACTTGTAAACTCTTCTGGGAAAACACCAACAGCCACCCTAAGTACAACTCTATATCACTATCTACTAAGGAGTGAAGATTCTGAGATATACATCCACTCTGAAAATCCAAAACGTTATGCCCTAAGTAAACCTGGTGTCACTAAAACATTTGTGAGTGAAATTATTTCAAAACAGTCCAAGCTTGATTTTTTAGAAAAAGATTTACACCCAGTTCTGGCTTACTTTGTTTATAATCACCTCAACGTGTATTCAAAAACAATTAATCATAGTAGATCAACTAAAAAAGGCTTTAACGAGTGGATTCACCCGGATGTTGTTGGCTGTTACTTCCCATTTCAGGAGTGGAGAGAAGAAGTATTTAATGTGAGTACTTTGATGGCAAACTCAGCAATTAAACTATATTCCTTTGAAATCAAAAGAGAGTTATCAGATGCCAACTTACGAGAGTCTTTCTTTCAAGCTGTTTCCAACTCGTCATGGGCAAATGAAGGATATCTCGTTGCCTCTTTGATTGACTCTAATGAAGAATTTCTCAATGAGTTAAAAAGACTCTGCACAGCCTTTGGTATTGGCCTGATTCGCCTTGAGATTGCTGATCCTAATTCATCTAAAATCATGTTTCCTGCAAAGGCAAAAGACTTTGTTGACTGGGAGACTGTCAATAAGCTCGCAAAGTTAAACCCAGATTTCAAAGGTTTCCTGGAACGCATCAAAAGAGATATTGAAACTCGTGAAGTTAGGGAAGAACTATACGACAAATTTAAAATGTAG
- a CDS encoding alpha/beta hydrolase: MLHRLSRWFLLLSLPVGILTTTLPARSAQNLSLVYGPFQRSVPMSEVSSFAETGQATGRLQALLRLVPKNEQEELLKALRLKLPIGVVQVNKLLNSPIGKQVVEKVSPVILRRDKAGTFAISGALLTAAGSKDGLGLLSFLESYPAETIEVDLRGISKLFSQTEGLGALLGGALGR; this comes from the coding sequence ATGTTACACCGTTTAAGCCGTTGGTTCTTATTGCTATCGTTGCCCGTCGGCATTTTGACTACAACACTACCTGCCCGGTCTGCCCAAAATCTTTCCTTGGTTTATGGCCCCTTTCAACGCTCAGTACCGATGTCAGAAGTTAGCTCTTTTGCCGAAACTGGCCAGGCCACGGGACGGTTACAAGCTCTGTTGCGCTTAGTCCCCAAAAATGAGCAAGAGGAACTACTTAAAGCTCTGCGCCTGAAACTTCCCATTGGCGTTGTCCAAGTCAATAAACTCCTGAACTCTCCCATTGGCAAACAAGTGGTTGAAAAAGTCTCTCCGGTCATTTTACGGCGGGATAAAGCAGGTACTTTTGCTATCAGTGGTGCGTTACTGACTGCGGCTGGTTCTAAAGATGGGTTGGGTCTGCTCAGCTTTTTGGAGTCCTATCCTGCCGAAACTATTGAAGTTGATCTGCGGGGAATCTCCAAACTCTTTAGTCAGACGGAGGGCCTGGGTGCGCTTTTAGGTGGGGCCTTAGGTCGTTAA
- the hisD gene encoding histidinol dehydrogenase, producing the protein MLRILNCLEDIRSELRRICDRIHDDQVIHKEATVQQILQTVQRQKDLALIHYTAEFDHVELTVDSLRVSGAELDAAYQQVSKELLDAIRLAHQQIKAFHEQRIPKNWIQFPAEGVVLGKRYTPVDAAGLYIPGGRAAYPSTVLMNAIPAKVAGVKRIIMVTPPGVNTTINPAILVAAQEAGVDEIYRVGGAQAIAAMAYGTETIAPVNLITGPGNIYVTLAKKLVFGTVGIDSLAGPSEVLVIADETAHPVHLAADLLAQAEHDPLAASILLTTNAALAQKVAREVLHQLEYHPRREPTEKSIAHFGLVGVVESLEVAAQLSNEFAPEHLELQIAAPWDLLDKIRHAGAIFLGKSTPEAVGDYLAGPNHTLPTSGAARYASPLSVETFLKHSSLIEYSANALIKMAPAIMTLAEAEGLPAHGDSVRLRLEQPEQNS; encoded by the coding sequence ATGCTGCGAATCCTGAACTGCCTTGAAGATATTCGCTCCGAATTGCGGCGCATCTGTGATCGTATCCACGATGATCAGGTGATTCATAAAGAGGCGACCGTTCAGCAAATTCTCCAAACGGTTCAGCGACAAAAAGACCTCGCCCTCATCCATTACACCGCCGAATTTGATCACGTTGAATTGACTGTGGATTCCTTGCGGGTCAGTGGTGCCGAATTGGATGCAGCCTATCAACAGGTCTCCAAAGAACTCCTAGATGCCATCCGCCTTGCCCATCAGCAAATTAAAGCCTTCCATGAACAACGGATTCCCAAAAACTGGATCCAATTTCCTGCCGAGGGAGTCGTTTTAGGCAAACGTTATACCCCAGTAGATGCGGCGGGTTTATATATCCCCGGTGGGCGGGCGGCCTATCCCAGTACGGTATTGATGAACGCAATCCCGGCAAAAGTGGCAGGGGTCAAACGGATCATTATGGTCACTCCCCCCGGAGTCAATACAACAATCAATCCGGCGATTTTAGTGGCGGCCCAAGAAGCAGGGGTGGATGAAATTTATCGGGTTGGGGGAGCCCAGGCCATTGCGGCGATGGCTTACGGAACAGAAACAATTGCCCCTGTGAATTTAATTACCGGGCCTGGGAATATTTATGTGACCTTAGCAAAAAAACTAGTCTTTGGCACTGTGGGGATTGACTCCTTGGCTGGCCCCTCAGAAGTTTTAGTCATTGCAGACGAAACCGCCCATCCTGTCCATCTAGCCGCAGATCTGCTGGCCCAGGCCGAGCATGACCCCTTGGCTGCTTCAATCTTGCTGACCACCAACGCCGCTTTAGCCCAAAAAGTCGCTCGCGAAGTTCTGCACCAGTTGGAATATCACCCCCGCCGGGAACCAACTGAAAAATCCATCGCCCATTTTGGCCTGGTGGGGGTTGTGGAATCCCTAGAAGTGGCGGCTCAGTTGTCCAATGAATTTGCCCCGGAGCACTTAGAACTGCAAATTGCTGCCCCCTGGGACTTGCTGGATAAAATCCGTCATGCGGGAGCTATTTTTCTAGGGAAATCCACCCCCGAAGCGGTGGGCGATTACTTAGCCGGCCCGAACCACACTTTACCCACATCCGGCGCAGCCCGTTACGCATCACCTTTAAGTGTAGAAACGTTTTTAAAACATTCAAGCTTAATTGAATATTCAGCCAATGCCTTAATTAAAATGGCCCCAGCTATCATGACACTAGCCGAGGCCGAAGGACTTCCTGCCCATGGAGACTCTGTCCGCTTACGATTGGAGCAACCCGAACAAAATTCCTAG
- a CDS encoding GH116 family glycosyl hydrolase, with the protein MQVPPSIPPQAWQRSIGQGWEKPYTVRYASNLDDGPWHGMPLGGFGAGCIGRSSRGDFNLWHLDGGEHIFQTMPGCQFSVFEQAGDHSQAYALCTEPPSDGTLGAWNWYPTAKGTYGALYPRSWFQYQGVFQAGLTCEQFSPIIPDNYQETSYPVAVFVWAAHNPTDQPITLSIMLSWQNLVGWFSNATPASEIRIRDDGSPVYDYTPRLGQSQGNYNSFHQSQTQASCLLQRQRDPHTAIKEGEGEWAFSVPVRDDLEIFYHTRWNPVGDGGELWSSFSRDGSLSNLENNQPASDIEQIGATLAVRFTLAPGESKEIPFGLAWDLPVTEFAPNVNYFRRYTDFWNRSGTNAETIAQVALENYQKWSEQIGAWQQPILEHPDWPDDFKMALINELYDLTSGGSLWTAASELDPLGQYAVLECLDYRWYESLDVRLYGSFALLYLWPELEKGVMRAFARAIPTEDPKLRIIGYYYQGDPETAHRAPRKIAHATPHDLGAPNEHPWQASNYTSYQDCNLWKDLASDFVLLVYRDYLLTGATDLEFLTDCWPAIVSSLDYLKTFDTDGDGLPENSGAPDQTYDDWQLKGVSAYCGGLWIAALEAALAIAQILEKQGNNTKLEQEKWQAWLSQSRPTYQAKLWNGQFYRLDSDSNSQVVMADQLCGQYYARLLNLPDVVPIECAESALKTVYDVCFLKFHEGQFGAANGLLPDGSPEKPNATHPLEVWIGINYGLAAFLYQMGLEDGAWRLTQTVIRQIYDNGLQFRTPEAITAVGTFRACMYLRPMAIWAMYGQLKSLHKSH; encoded by the coding sequence GTGCAAGTCCCCCCCTCTATCCCCCCCCAGGCCTGGCAACGATCCATTGGTCAAGGTTGGGAAAAGCCCTACACCGTCCGTTATGCCAGTAATTTAGACGATGGCCCTTGGCACGGAATGCCCCTAGGTGGGTTTGGAGCGGGTTGTATTGGGCGATCTTCACGGGGAGATTTTAACCTCTGGCATTTGGATGGCGGCGAACATATTTTCCAAACCATGCCCGGCTGTCAGTTTTCTGTGTTTGAACAAGCTGGCGATCACTCCCAGGCCTATGCCCTTTGTACCGAACCGCCGTCAGATGGAACCCTCGGGGCCTGGAATTGGTATCCGACCGCAAAAGGAACCTATGGCGCGCTCTATCCCCGCAGTTGGTTTCAGTATCAGGGGGTGTTCCAGGCCGGTTTAACCTGTGAGCAGTTTTCGCCGATTATTCCCGATAACTATCAAGAGACCAGTTATCCCGTTGCCGTGTTTGTTTGGGCAGCCCATAACCCCACAGATCAGCCGATCACCCTCAGCATCATGCTCAGTTGGCAAAATCTGGTCGGTTGGTTTAGTAATGCCACGCCAGCCTCAGAAATTCGCATCCGGGATGATGGCAGTCCGGTTTATGACTACACGCCACGCTTGGGGCAAAGTCAGGGGAATTACAACAGTTTTCATCAATCCCAAACCCAGGCCAGTTGTTTACTCCAACGTCAGCGGGATCCGCATACAGCCATTAAAGAAGGCGAGGGCGAATGGGCGTTTTCAGTACCCGTGAGAGATGATCTCGAAATTTTCTACCATACCCGTTGGAACCCAGTTGGCGATGGGGGGGAACTTTGGTCATCCTTTAGTCGGGATGGTTCACTCAGTAATCTTGAAAATAATCAACCGGCATCGGATATCGAACAAATTGGGGCGACGTTGGCAGTCCGGTTTACCTTGGCTCCCGGTGAATCCAAAGAAATTCCCTTTGGCCTGGCCTGGGATTTGCCGGTGACGGAATTTGCCCCAAATGTTAATTACTTTCGCCGTTATACGGATTTCTGGAATCGCTCGGGAACCAATGCTGAAACGATTGCTCAAGTTGCTTTAGAAAACTATCAGAAATGGAGTGAACAGATCGGGGCCTGGCAACAACCAATTTTAGAGCATCCCGATTGGCCCGATGACTTCAAAATGGCTCTGATTAATGAGCTTTATGATTTGACCAGTGGCGGCAGTTTATGGACAGCAGCATCGGAACTTGATCCTTTGGGACAATATGCGGTTTTGGAATGTTTGGATTATCGCTGGTATGAAAGTTTAGATGTTCGACTCTATGGTTCTTTTGCTCTACTTTACTTGTGGCCAGAATTGGAAAAAGGGGTGATGCGGGCCTTTGCCAGAGCGATTCCCACGGAAGACCCCAAACTCCGGATCATTGGCTACTACTACCAAGGCGATCCCGAAACAGCCCATAGAGCACCCCGGAAAATTGCCCATGCCACGCCCCACGATCTCGGCGCACCCAACGAACATCCCTGGCAAGCGAGCAATTACACCAGTTATCAAGACTGCAACCTTTGGAAAGATTTAGCCTCGGATTTTGTCTTGTTGGTCTATCGGGATTACCTATTAACGGGCGCAACGGATCTTGAGTTTTTAACCGATTGCTGGCCCGCGATTGTCAGTAGTTTGGATTACTTGAAAACCTTTGATACGGATGGGGATGGCTTACCGGAAAACAGTGGCGCACCGGATCAAACCTATGATGATTGGCAACTCAAAGGAGTCAGTGCCTATTGTGGGGGCCTGTGGATTGCAGCCTTAGAAGCAGCTTTGGCCATTGCCCAGATTTTAGAGAAACAGGGAAATAATACAAAACTCGAACAAGAGAAATGGCAGGCCTGGCTCAGTCAATCCCGCCCCACTTATCAAGCGAAACTCTGGAACGGTCAGTTTTATCGTCTGGATAGTGATAGTAACTCCCAAGTAGTGATGGCGGATCAACTCTGTGGCCAATACTATGCCAGGTTACTCAATTTACCGGATGTTGTCCCGATTGAATGTGCTGAGTCGGCCTTAAAAACCGTTTATGATGTCTGTTTTTTGAAGTTCCATGAGGGTCAATTTGGGGCGGCCAATGGCCTGTTACCCGATGGTTCCCCGGAAAAACCCAATGCCACTCACCCGCTCGAAGTTTGGATTGGAATTAACTATGGCCTGGCTGCTTTCTTGTATCAAATGGGTTTAGAAGACGGGGCCTGGCGGTTAACGCAAACCGTGATTCGGCAAATTTATGACAATGGCCTGCAATTTCGGACTCCGGAAGCGATTACGGCTGTGGGAACCTTTCGGGCCTGTATGTATCTGCGACCGATGGCGATTTGGGCGATGTATGGACAACTTAAGAGTTTACATAAATCACATTAA
- a CDS encoding DUF4351 domain-containing protein — MQEGESQVISRLFRRWLGDLPMNLVEKVSTLAIPELENLAEAIFDFTQLEDAQAWLEQRQS; from the coding sequence CTGCAAGAGGGAGAGTCTCAAGTGATTTCGCGATTATTTAGGCGGTGGCTGGGTGATCTGCCGATGAATTTAGTCGAAAAAGTATCTACCCTTGCTATTCCTGAGCTTGAGAATTTAGCTGAGGCAATTTTTGATTTTACGCAATTAGAAGATGCCCAGGCCTGGTTAGAGCAACGTCAGTCTTAA
- a CDS encoding J domain-containing protein, which translates to MNLADCYRVLGLPPYATLTQVKQSYRRLARQYHPDSNQAQSQDYFIQIHQAYQTLRQVLPPDRKVAPPPKPVQSAPTPIRLEVKQPDAPYRTPQASSPVHQAPRPQEKTPDTPSQAPQAPKTTVVPSSPGPVPQRRPSKPYSPVNPQPFPIPTPQATTAPTQAPDDRSKLPTLPKIPVSSPPTADRVSLTPFEQQLKRRSYQQLQELLRYRRFERATILTEGLRQALPTDPEVKQWQGITYHCWARELIKQGQSAQACYYLNQARQADPHNPALAQAIDQDLSQLERRFPKRQLVAI; encoded by the coding sequence ATGAACTTAGCGGATTGTTATCGAGTTTTAGGTCTGCCTCCCTATGCCACCCTGACCCAAGTCAAGCAAAGTTATCGGCGTTTAGCCCGGCAGTACCACCCGGATAGCAATCAGGCACAGTCCCAGGATTACTTTATCCAAATTCACCAGGCCTACCAAACCCTCCGCCAAGTCTTACCCCCGGACAGAAAAGTGGCCCCCCCACCCAAACCTGTCCAATCGGCCCCAACCCCAATCCGCCTAGAGGTGAAACAACCCGATGCCCCCTATCGGACTCCTCAAGCCAGTTCTCCAGTGCATCAAGCCCCACGCCCGCAGGAAAAGACTCCGGACACCCCCTCCCAAGCCCCACAGGCCCCAAAAACTACCGTTGTGCCATCTTCCCCAGGCCCAGTTCCCCAACGTCGCCCCTCTAAACCCTATTCCCCGGTTAATCCCCAACCCTTCCCCATCCCTACCCCACAAGCAACCACTGCCCCAACCCAGGCCCCTGATGATCGCTCTAAATTGCCAACGTTGCCTAAAATTCCTGTGTCATCTCCCCCCACTGCTGATCGGGTTTCCCTAACGCCCTTTGAGCAACAACTAAAAAGACGCTCCTATCAGCAACTCCAAGAACTTCTCCGCTATCGGCGCTTTGAACGAGCTACTATCTTGACAGAAGGATTACGCCAAGCCCTCCCGACTGATCCAGAGGTGAAACAATGGCAAGGGATTACCTATCACTGCTGGGCCCGAGAGTTAATCAAACAAGGACAATCCGCCCAGGCCTGTTATTATCTCAACCAAGCTCGACAGGCAGATCCCCACAACCCGGCCCTTGCCCAGGCCATTGATCAAGATTTAAGCCAACTGGAACGCCGCTTTCCCAAACGTCAACTGGTGGCCATCTAA
- a CDS encoding trypsin-like serine protease, with protein sequence MVSTSKLRAGLGLAVFTLVLIVGFQWPCWGIISATGQSPTRKPLPLNQYTGVVYLDPVACSGSLLKGGMYVLTAAHCLNEGRTSPDENVTVVFKLPGSVEKIPVGLHIVHPGWTGYTSEVGHDIALLKLKRLAPPDAEQYELYRRKDEVGQVFTKVGYGYLGTGSQGQDDSSNTAIRRYAGQNRYEAVIDILRNSTESDFSELVLGSQLLFDFDSGRSTHDALGRHFPKLADAGLGEMEIGTGNGDSAGPSFIGGKIAGISSWGYSDRGFFKGNIADIDSIDNNGSFGEIFGDTRVSFYIPWLDKIMATY encoded by the coding sequence ATGGTTAGTACATCCAAACTTCGGGCTGGCTTGGGTTTAGCTGTTTTTACCCTGGTTTTGATTGTGGGGTTCCAATGGCCCTGTTGGGGAATTATTAGTGCCACAGGCCAAAGCCCAACCCGGAAACCATTGCCCTTGAACCAATACACGGGTGTTGTTTATCTTGACCCTGTGGCCTGTAGTGGTTCGCTCCTCAAAGGTGGGATGTATGTTTTGACCGCAGCCCATTGTTTAAACGAGGGTCGCACCAGCCCAGACGAAAATGTGACCGTTGTTTTTAAGCTGCCTGGCTCTGTTGAGAAAATTCCTGTTGGCCTGCATATCGTTCATCCGGGCTGGACGGGCTATACATCGGAAGTTGGTCATGATATTGCCCTGCTCAAGTTAAAACGGCTTGCTCCCCCTGATGCTGAACAGTATGAACTTTACCGGCGCAAAGATGAAGTTGGGCAAGTCTTCACAAAAGTGGGCTACGGCTATCTGGGCACAGGGTCTCAGGGCCAAGATGATTCATCTAATACTGCAATTCGTCGCTATGCTGGGCAAAATCGCTATGAAGCCGTGATTGATATTCTCAGGAACTCAACCGAATCAGACTTTTCGGAATTAGTGTTGGGGAGTCAGCTCCTGTTTGACTTTGATAGTGGTCGTTCAACCCATGATGCCCTGGGTCGGCATTTCCCAAAACTGGCAGATGCAGGCCTGGGTGAGATGGAAATTGGCACAGGCAATGGCGATTCGGCTGGCCCATCGTTTATTGGGGGCAAAATCGCTGGAATCAGTTCTTGGGGCTACAGTGATCGGGGCTTTTTTAAGGGGAATATTGCCGATATTGACAGCATTGATAACAACGGCAGCTTTGGTGAAATTTTTGGCGATACCCGGGTTTCCTTTTATATTCCCTGGCTTGATAAAATCATGGCTACCTATTAA
- a CDS encoding Hsp20/alpha crystallin family protein: MALVRWQPFREIDEMQRELNRIFDSLSSSQTDGVGLAFSPKAELTETPEAYELRLELPGIKSEDLDIQATASAVSISGERKSETKVEEGGMTRTEFHYGKFQRVIPLPGRVNHQTVAADYKDGILRLTLPKAEEEKNKVVRVSLPQSQ; encoded by the coding sequence ATGGCTCTTGTTCGTTGGCAACCCTTTCGAGAAATTGATGAAATGCAACGAGAATTAAATCGCATCTTTGATAGTTTGTCCTCTAGTCAAACCGATGGTGTTGGCCTGGCATTTTCTCCCAAAGCCGAACTCACCGAAACTCCCGAAGCCTATGAGTTGCGCTTAGAATTGCCGGGGATTAAATCGGAAGATTTGGATATCCAAGCAACCGCTAGTGCTGTTTCGATCTCTGGTGAACGCAAATCTGAAACCAAAGTCGAAGAAGGGGGCATGACTCGGACTGAGTTCCACTATGGCAAATTCCAACGGGTGATTCCGCTCCCCGGCCGGGTCAATCATCAAACTGTGGCGGCTGACTATAAAGATGGGATTCTTCGGCTGACACTCCCCAAAGCGGAAGAAGAAAAAAATAAAGTGGTTCGAGTTAGCTTGCCTCAATCTCAATAA